A single Mercenaria mercenaria strain notata chromosome 9, MADL_Memer_1, whole genome shotgun sequence DNA region contains:
- the LOC128559316 gene encoding uncharacterized protein LOC128559316, with protein MAWCRNKPTKYPPKGKHVKTGASKNRKYSPSKMEAAVHMVESGSMSKKKAALTFGVPRAILIDKLSGRYKLGSTPGRSTVLTKAEEQNLVDYCKLMTSVGYPLKKDELLHEVKKVLDHDKRPTPFNNNLHGKDWFYGFKKRHPEISQRTAMTLGHQRAGINESMINGWFDSLQSFLHQEVTDWRNMVNDPRRCFSADESGFPLCVNTGKVLAEKGARHVYQVTSSTKQQLTVMVCFNAFGDYIPPLIIFPGECFRDCGIQGFPEAIYGQTSNGWMDSELFVEFLKHFNTFVIEKCIQKPVILYVDGHSTHMSLEAATYCHDNDIVLYCLFPNATHVLQPCDVGFFGPMKSAWKKEVKEWHLANMGQAFTKRYFPAVFKKAWLRVAKLENAIHGFQRCGLFPLCPNNVDLTKLNPSKLHEQRKTELSDSVETEAAPVTPSTTATFNLPAGSSLSVSPTPVSVAVTLASPEKESAPVTPDLPVTEEAPHVTPTEVVTSPVVSYLPASSASPPCQLTSSANVSFSTAAPAPTSGAPVTVVAPYASLEVPGPSGACTSRQGLNFVNDKESYVSPSFALLAVPEIAAKKKANNIRQKLPKALSGYVALNMLKEREIKKRTEEEAKKRRKEEREAKKKQRDEEKQRKKQEREEQKRLKKKRDLNKNKKSKKRKLDESSSDSDGDVPRYAETDDDYDEMSMCPGCLTNDGD; from the exons ATGGCGTGGTGTCGGAATAAGCCGACAAAATATCCCCCGAAGG GTAAACATGTCAAGACAGGTGCTTCGAAAAATCGAAAGTACTCTCCATCTAAGATGGAGGCTGCCGTGCACATGGTGGAGTCCGGTAGTATGTCTAAGAAGAAAGCTGCACTTACGTTCGGCGTTCCACGTGCTATCTTGATAGATAAACTGTCGGGGAGGTACAAGCTTGGTTCCACACCTGGGAGAAGTACGGTGCTGACAAAAGCTGAAGAACAAAATTTAGTGGACTACTGTAAGCTAATGACCAGTGTCGGCTATCCTTTGAAAAAGGATGAGCTTCTTCATGAAGTTAAGAAAGTGCTTGATCATGATAAACGCCCAACGCCATTTAACAATAACTTGCATGGAAAAGACTGGTTTTACGGTTTTAAAAAACGGCACCCAGAAATTTCCCAAAGGACGGCCATGACCCTTGGCCACCAACGAGCTGGGATTAATGAGAGCATGATCAATGGCTGGTTTGATAGCCTACAAAGTTTTCTTCACCAGGAGGTGACCGACTGGAGGAATATGGTCAACGATCCACGGCGTTGTTTCAGTGCCGATGAAAGTGGGTTTCCACTTTGCGTGAATACCGGAAAAGTCCTTGCTGAAAAAGGCGCAAGACAtgtgtaccaagttacatcaagtACGAAGCAGCAACTCACGGTCATGGTTTGCTTTAATGCGTTTGGTGATTACATCCCGCCACTCATCATATTTCCTGGTGAATGCTTCCGTGACTGTGGTATCCAAGGCTTTCCAGAGGCCATTTACGGCCAAACATCaaacggatggatggacagtgAATTGTTCGTTGAATTCCTGAAACATTTCAACACATTTGTTATCGAGAAATGTATACAAAAGCCTGTTATCTTGTACGTAGATGGACACTCAACACATATGTCGCTGGAAGCAGCTACGTACTGTCACGACAATGATATTGTTCTCTACTGCCTTTTTCCAAATGCGACACACGTGCTACAGCCCTGTGATGTGGGATTTTTCGGACCTATGAAGTCAGCTTGGAAAAAAGAAGTGAAGGAATGGCACTTAGCAAATATGGGACAGGCCTTTACGAAGCGGTATTTTCCAGCGGTGTTCAAGAAAGCTTGGCTGAGAGTTGCCAAACTAGAGAATGCAATCCACGGTTTCCAGCGTTGTGGCCTGTTTCCGCTGTGTCCAAATAATGTTGACTTAACCAAGCTTAATCCTTCGAAATTGCACGAGCAAAGAAAAACCGAGCTATCCGACTCTGTTGAAACTGAAGCTGCTCCTGTGACGCCCAGCACAACTGCCACTTTCAACTTACCTGCTGGATCCAGCCTCTCTGTGTCACCTACGCCTGTGAGCGTAGCCGTGACACTTGCATCTCCTGAGAAGGAAAGTGCACCTGTGACGCCGGACTTACCTGTAACGGAAG AAGCCCCACATGTGACACCAACTGAGGTCGTGACTTCACCTGTTGTAAGTTATTTACCTGCTTCCTCTGCGTCTCCGCCTTGTCAACTTACCTCGTCCGCTAATGTGTCTTTCTCAACAGCTGCTCCAGCACCTACAAGTGGTGCACCCGTGACGGTTGTTGCTCCATATGCTTCTCTTGAGGTTCCTGGACCAAGTGGTGCATGTACTTCGCGCCAAGGTTTGAACTTTGTAAATGACAAGGAAAGTTACGTGTCACCATCATTTGCTCTTCTAGCTGTCCCGGAGATTGCAGCCAAAAAGAAAGCTAATAATATCAGACAGAAACTACCAAAGGCTTTGTCTGGGTATGTGGCATTAAACATGTTGAAGGAAAGAGAAATTAAAAAGCGCACAGAGGAAGAGGCAAAGAAAAGGAGGAAAGAGGAAAGAGAGGCAAAGAAAAAACAGCGTGATGAAGAAAAACAACGAAAGAAGCAAGAGAGAGAAGAACAGAAAAGGTTGAAGAAAAAGAGAgacttgaataaaaataaaaaatcaaagaagCGAAAGCTGGATGAGTCATCATCCGACTCCGACGGAGATGTCCCTCGGTACGCCGAGACCGATGATGATTACGACGAGATGTCAATGTGTCCAGGATGCCTCACTAATGATGGAGACTAA
- the LOC123548072 gene encoding uncharacterized protein LOC123548072, with protein MEFCGPCKFRGKDTRAVKHCVTCQEPQCKTCADIHSSSKATRYHLLLNIEDLKMDSKTIRDLNQFQICKDHPEKKLQFFCTDHGHLLCSTCLLNTQRLNCKSVIDIESAGEQLTKCKFNEQINTDLECIVHHCNEKERQIQGFIDKSHKEKQEFIRHMDNSRHRIMIHLNKCKMRILNEVDRNLKTQVTELGRQQTLLRTTHQTLKESKDILQKIASDNSKADLFRCILSIIEQLQESQLSKPMVTTKRFTHSVQLSPAFVSLLVSLDTFPIMQCRTLSNTKTYIHRVNLNSNMNNFLEASKVALSKNNDKTNYSSADAESEVNYSNNHNKHHDASTRGSGDTSTRDFKATLFKSAESKPKNNVKLIHKSDVTLSTSDGKKASINGIITLFDGSIVISDCKWSRLIRLNEDLTFRDSAELSKLPGHMTSLNERYMVVCLPTANRIAFIAVSPELKWMRNFITEYTPNGVHALDAKRLLVSMVNDNKWLLQIRTIEGEILQHIGKTRSILDAEHISSLKMTPSSPRYFLQCCQVSYTLYCFQANGKEIFKHSIMSPTGIHVDSTGAIYVLESFGMLHILSKSGVLLQKVPIPKKANGITCNRTMDRLIITRQSSAVLGVFNIIHQ; from the coding sequence ATGGAATTTTGTGGTCCGTGCAAGTTTCGCGGTAAAGATACAAGAGCTGTTAAACACTGCGTTACCTGTCAAGAGCCCCAATGTAAAACATGTGCAGATATTCACAGTAGTAGTAAAGCAACAAGATATCATCTTCTGTTGAATATCGAGGACTTGAAAATGGATTCAAAGACAATAAGGGATTTAAACCAGTTTCAAATATGCAAAGACCATCCTGAAAAGAAGCTACAGTTCTTCTGTACAGATCACGGTCATTTACTATGCAGCACCTGTTTGTTAAACACACAGCGGCTGAACTGTAAATCAGTTATTGATATTGAATCTGCCGGGGAACAACtcacaaaatgtaaatttaatgaACAAATCAATACGGACTTAGAATGTATTGTTCACCATTGCAATGAGAAGGAAAGACAAATCCAAGGGTTTATAGACAAAAGTCACAAAGAAAAGCAAGAGTTTATTAGACATATGGATAACTCGAGACATAGAATAATGATCCACTTAAACAAATGTAAGATGCGGATTTTAAATGAAGTcgatagaaatttaaaaacacaagTCACAGAACTCGGTAGACAGCAAACGTTATTAAGGACGACACATCAAACACTGAAGGAAAGTAAAGATATCCTTCAGAAGATAGCAAGTGATAATTCTAAAGCTGATCTTTTTAGATGCATACTGTCCATTATAGAGCAGCTACAGGAATCTCAGTTAAGTAAACCTATGGTTACTACAAAGCGTTTTACACATTCAGTGCAGCTGTCTCCAGCATTTGTGTCATTACTGGTATCCTTGGATACATTTCCTATCATGCAATGTAGAACACTAAGCAATACAAAAACGTACATACACAGGGTGAATTTAAATTCGAACATGAACAATTTCTTAGAGGCATCAAAAGTTGCTTTAAGCaaaaacaatgacaaaacaaattattctagTGCCGACGCTGAATCAGAAGTTAACTATTCTAACAATCACAATAAACATCACGATGCAAGTACCAGAGGATCAGGGGATACTTCAACCCGAGATTTTAAAGCAACACTTTTTAAGTCAGCAGAGAGTAAACCAAAGAATAATGTAAAACTAATACATAAATCAGACGTAACTTTATCGACATCGGATGGTAAAAAAGCTTCTATAAACGGCATTATAACGCTGTTTGACGGTAGTATTGTTATATCGGACTGTAAATGGTCACGGCTCATACGATTGAACGAAGACTTAACTTTCAGAGACTCAGCCGAACTATCTAAGTTACCTGGACACATGACATCTCTAAATGAACGATACATGGTTGTATGCCTACCTACTGCCAATCGAATAGCTTTCATTGCTGTATCACCCGAGTTAAAATGGATGAGAAATTTTATCACTGAGTATACACCAAACGGAGTTCATGCCCTTGACGCTAAGCGTTTGCTAGTTTCGATGGTTAATGATAACAAATGGCTTCTCCAGATTCGTACAATCGAGGGAGAGATTCTACAGCACATAGGAAAAACGAGATCAATTCTAGATGCTGAacatatttcttctttaaaaatgaCTCCATCTTCTCCTAGATATTTTCTCCAGTGTTGTCAGGTATCCTATACATTGTACTGCTTTCAGGCAAACGgaaaggaaatatttaaacacAGCATTATGTCACCAACTGGCATACATGTCGATAGCACTGGTGCCATATATGTGTTGGAATCCTTTGGCATGCTGCATATTCTGTCAAAAAGTGGAGTTCTCCTTCAAAAGGTACCCATACCAAAGAAGGCAAATGGTATAACCTGCAATAGGACAATGGACAGGCTAATCATTACAAGGCAGAGTTCAGCTGTTCTGGGTGTTTTTAACATTATACACCAATAA